A region of Diceros bicornis minor isolate mBicDic1 chromosome 31, mDicBic1.mat.cur, whole genome shotgun sequence DNA encodes the following proteins:
- the LOC131395030 gene encoding olfactory receptor 5A1-like has protein sequence MVPGRSMEGERNHTSVAMFVLLGLSDEKELQLILFPIFLGIYLVTLIWNLSLIILIRVDSHLHTLMYFFLSFLSFIDICYSSSTSPRMLSDFLKDEKMISFIACATQYFVGCWMGLAECCLLAAMAYDRYVAVGRPLQYSAVMAPGLCQKMVAGAYGSGFLGSLVQTVSCFHLYYCGPNIIPNFFCDITQITSLSYSDPFISQMILVLVCTFVGFNSFLLTVLSYGFIAASILKISSVKGNAKAFNTCASHLAVVILYYGTSLSVYLLPSSSHTNKQDKVLSVFYVIFIPTLNPLIYSLRNKEIKEALKRVVKRLTHLPQ, from the coding sequence ATGGTACCTGGCAGGTCCATGGAAGGGGAAAGAAATCATACCTCTGTGGCCATGTTTGTTCTCTTGGGACTGTCAGATGAAAAAGAGCTGCAACTTATCCTCTTTCCAATCTTCCTAGGGATCTACCTTGTGACCCTCATCTGGAACCTGAGTCTCATCATCCTAATCAGGGTGGACTCCCACCTGCACACACTTATGTACTTTTTCCTCAGTTTCCTGTCATTTATAGACATCTGCTATTCCTCTTCCACCAGCCCAAGGATGCTTTCAGATTtcttaaaagatgaaaaaatgatttccttcattgcCTGTGCCACCCAATATTTTGTTGGGTGCTGGATGGGTCTGGCTGAATGCTGCCTCTTGGCTGCCATGGCCTATGACAGATATGTTGCTGTTGGTAGGCCTCTGCAGTACTCAGCCGTCATGGCTCCTGGGCTCTGTCAGAAGATGGTTGCTGGGGCCTATGGGTCTGGTTTCCTTGGCAGCTTAGTTCAAACAGTTTCTTGCTTTCATCTCTACTACTGTGGGCCCAATATCATTCCAAATTTCTTCTGCGACATAACCCAGATTACTTCCTTGTCTTACTCTGATCCTTTCATCAGCCAAATGATTCTTGTTCTGGTGTGTACATTTGTTGGGTTTAATTCTTTCCTACTTACTGTCTTATCGTATGGTTTTATTGCAGCTTCCATCCTGAAAATATCTTCTGTCAAAGGTAATGCCAAGGCCTTCAATACCTGTGCCTCCCACCTGGCAGTTGTGATACTATACTATGGTACAAGCCTCTCTGTGTACCTGCTTCCCAGCTCTAGCCACACTAACAAGCAAGACAAGGTTCTGTCAGTGTTCTATGTTATCTTTATCCCCACGTTAAACCCTCTTATCTATAGTCTGAGGAACAAGGAGATCAAAGAGGCTCTTAAGAGGGTGGTAAAGAGGCTAACACACTTACCTCAGTAA